The following are encoded together in the Meriones unguiculatus strain TT.TT164.6M chromosome 16, Bangor_MerUng_6.1, whole genome shotgun sequence genome:
- the Ttbk1 gene encoding tau-tubulin kinase 1 isoform X3, with protein MSGGGEQADILPANYVVKDRWKVLKKIGGGGFGEIYEAMDLLTRENVALKVESAQQPKQVLKMEVAVLKKLQGKDHVCRFIGCGRNEKFNYVVMQLQGRNLADLRRSQPRGTFTLSTTLRLGKQILESIEAIHSVGFLHRDIKPSNFAMGRLPSTYRKCYMLDFGLARQYTNTTGDVRPPRNVAGFRGTVRYASVNAHKNREMGRHDDLWSLFYMLVEFAVGQLPWRKIKDKEQVGMIKEKYEHRMLLKHMPSEFHLFLDHIASLDYFTKPDYQLIMSVFENSMKERGIAENEAFDWEKAGTDALLSTSTSTPPQQNTRQTAAMFGVVNVTPVPGDLLRENTEDVLQGEHLSDQENAPPVLPGRPPDGLGPSPHLVPHPGGPEAEVWEETDVNRNKLRINIGKTPCVEEEQSRGVGVPSSPVRAPADSPTTPVRSLRYRRVNSPESERLSTAADGRVELHERRAPAGQDWRVSVVELEAICKLKSQLVPLPWMQQEGAPNGVSRMDLPGSPSRQACSSQPAQMLSVDTGHVDRQASGRMDVSASVEQEALSNAFRSVPLAEEEDFDSKEWVIIDKETELKDFPPGAEPSTSGTTDEEPEELRPLPEEGEERRRLGTEPAVRPRGRGMQTLAEEDLRQMLPQPAPPQLSQADGRSETSQPPTPGSPSHSPLHSGPRPRRRESDPTGPQRQVFSVAPSFEVNGLPRAVPLGLPYQDFKRDLSDYRERARLLNRVRRVGFSHMLLTSSQAPLAPFQPQANGKEGEEEEEEEEEEEEEGEEEEEEEEEEEEDEEEEEAGALGEVLGPRSGSSSEGSERSTERSQEGAPSTLLADDQKEARGRASMADGDLEPEEGSKTLVLVSPGDMKKSPVTAELAPDPDLGTLAALTPQHERPQPTGSQLDVSEPGTLSSILKSEPKPSGPGAGPGVGLVAPGAGVIAVTSSPFTKVERTFVHIAEKSHLNVMSSGGQASRPEELSAGGELGLEMLSEGGIAEQGPPVPLENGVALSGLDGTETESCALSGPPGETPSDVVTDLLPHGPALADGPVPASPLEPIAKKGTTISPSRHALPGSRPRSRIPVLLSEEDTGSEPSGSLSAKERWSKRARPQQDLARLVMEKRQGRLLLRLASGASSSSSEEQRRASETLSGTGSEEDAPASEPTAALPRRALTTRSRIPRPISVSTSTESQQLPGRPQGAASSDTAITSRLQLQKPSGSATAVDLRPKKSTSRGPGRAQVSRPAAPPRSSGLPASTARHPGGSSRSQSLSRKESSSPSHQARTGVLPPRGVLQARSQPEVSPGGPKKGPKGKQLQTQRAAAKGRAAVSEGRLGTR; from the exons atgagtgggggaggggagcaggccGACATCCTGCCGGCCAACTACGTGGTCAAAGATCGCTGGAAGGTG CTCAAAAAGATCGGGGGCGGGGGCTTTGGTGAGATCTACGAGGCCATGGACCTGCTGACCAGGGAGAATGTGGCCCTCAAGGTGGAATCAGCCCAACAGCCTAAGCAGGTCCTCAAGATGGAGGTGGCTGTGCTCAAAAAACTCCAAG GGAAGGACCACGTGTGCAGGTTCATTGGCTGCGGCAGGAACGAGAAGTTCAACTACGTGGTGATGCAGCTCCAG GGGCGGAACCTGGCCGACCTGCGCCGCAGCCAGCCGAGGGGCACCTTCACGCTGAGCACCACGCTGCGGCTGGGCAAGCAGATCCTGGAGTCCATCGAAGCCATCCACTCCGTGGGCTTCCTGCACCGCGACATCAAGCCG TCCAACTTTGCCATGGGCCGGCTGCCGTCCACCTACCGGAAGTGCTACATGTTGGACTTCGGGCTGGCCCGGCAGTACACGAACACCACGGGGGACGTCCGGCCT CCTCGGAATGTGGCCGGGTTCCGGGGGACCGTCCGATACGCCTCGGTCAATGCCCACAAGAACCGG GAGATGGGCCGCCATGATGACCTGTGGTCCCTCTTCTACATGCTGGTGGAGTTTGCGGTGGGCCAGCTGCCCTGGAGGAAGATCAAGGACAAG GAGCAGGTGGGCATGATCAAGGAGAAGTACGAACACCGGATGCTGCTGAAGCACATGCCGTCGGAATTCCACCTCTTCCTGGACCACATCGCCAGCCTCGACTACTTCACCAAGCCTGACTACCAG TTGATCATGTCGGTGTTTGAGAACAGCATGAAGGAGCGAGGCATTGCTGAGAATGAGGCCTTTGACTGGGAGAAGGCAGGCACCGATGCCCTCCTGTCCACGAgcacctccaccccaccccagcagAACACCCGGCAGACAGCAGCCATGTTTGG AGTGGTCAACGTGACGCCGGTGCCCGGGGACCTGCTGCGTGAGAACACTGAGGACGTGCTGCAGGGAGAGCACCTGAGCGACCAGGAGAACGCACCGCCGGTCCTGCCCGGGAGGCCTCCGGACGGATTGGGCCCTAGTCCCCACCTGGTCCCCCACCCCGGGGGGCCTGAGGCCGAAGTGTGGGAGGAGACAGATGTCAACCGCAACAAACTGCGCATCAACATCGGCAAA ACCCCCTGTGTGGAGGAAGAGCAGAGTCGAGGAGTAGGGGTCCCCAGCTCCCCGGTGCGTGCCCCCGCGGACTCCCCAACAACTCCAGTACGGTCCCTACGCTACCGGAGGGTCAACAGCCCAGAGTCGGAGAGGCTGTCTACAGCAGCTGATGGCCGGGTAGAGCTGCACGAGAGGAG AGCACCAGCTGGGCAGGACTGGAGGGTGTCTGTGGTGGAGCTAGAAGCCATCTGTAAACTCAAGAGCCAGCTGGTGCCTTTGCCCTGGATGCAGCAGGAGGGAGCCCCAAATGGCGT GTCGAGGATGGATCTGCCTGGCTCACCCTCACGCCAGGCCTGCTCCTCACAGCCAGCTCAGATGTTGTCGGTGGACACAGGCCATGTTGACAGGCAGGCGAGCGGCCGCATGGATGTATCTGCCTCGGTGGAGCAGGAGGCCCTGAGCAACGCCTTCCGCTCCGTGCCGCTGGCTGAGGAGGAAGACTTTGACAGCAAGGAATGGGTCATCATCGACAAGGAGACCGAGCTCAAGGACTTCCCTCCTGGGGCTGAGCCTAGCACGTCAGGCACCACGGATGAAGAGCCTGAGGAGCTGCGGCCTTTGCCCGAGGAGGGCGAGGAAAGGAGGCGCCTGGGGACAGAGCCTGCCGTCAGGCCCCGTGGACGGGGCATGCAGACGCTGGCAGAGGAGGACCTGCGGCAGATGCTGCCCCAGCCGGCACCACCTCAGCTGAGCCAGGCTGATGGCCGGTCAGAGACATCACAGCCACCCACGCCTGGCAGCCCTTCCCACTCGCCCCTGCACTCGGGACCCCGCCCTCGACGGAGAGAGTCGGACCCCACGGGCCCTCAGAGACAG GTGTTCTCTGTGGCGCCCTCGTTTGAGGTGAATGGCCTTCCGAGAGCTGTGCCTCTGGGCTTGCCCTACCAGGACTTCAAGAGAGACCTCTCCGACTACCGAGAACGGGCCCGGCTGCTCAACAGGGTCCGGAGGGTGGGCTTCTCCCACATGCTGCTCACCAGCTCGCAGGCGCCGCTGGCTCCCTTTCAGCCTCAGGCCAacgggaaggagggagaagaggaggaggaggaggaagaagaagaagaggaggagggggaggaagaagaggaggaagaagaagaagaagaagaagatgaggaggaggaggaggcaggggccCTTGGGGAGGTGCTGGGGCCTCGAAGTGGCTCCAGCAGCGAGGGGAGCGAGAGGAGCACTGAGCGCAGCCAGGAGGGCGCCCCGTCCACACTGCTAGCTGATGATCAGAAAGAGGCCAGGGGCCGGGCCTCCATGGCTGATGGGGACCTAGAGCCTGAGGAGGGCTCCAAAACGCTGGTGCTCGTCTCTCCTGGTGACATGAAGAAGTCGCCAGTCACTGCCGAACTGGCCCCTGACCCTGATCTGGGCACCTTGGCTGCACTTACCCCGCAGCACGAGCGGCCCCAGCCTACTGGAAGCCAGCTGGATGTATCAGAGCCGGGCACACTGTCCTCCATCCTCAAGTCAGAACCCAAGCCCTCAGGACCTGGAGCAGGGCCTGGGGTTGGGCTGGTGGCCCCTGGGGCCGGGGTCATAGCTGTCACCTCCTCACCCTTCACCAAAGTCGAGAGGACCTTTGTTCACATTGCAGAGAAATCCCACCTCAATGTCATGTCTTCCGGAGGACAGGCCTCCAGGCCAGAGGAGCTGAGTGCTGGGGGCGAGCTGGGCCTGGAGATGCTTTCTGAGGGAGGCATCGCAGAGCAGGGGCCCCCAGTGCCTCTGGAGAATGGCGTGGCTTTGTCAGGGCTGGACGGGACTGAAACGGAAAGTTGCGCCCTGTCAGGCCCTCCCGGGGAAACACCCTCAGATGTGGTCACAGACTTATTACCCCATGGCCCAGCCCTTGCTGATGGGCCAGTCCCCGCATCCCCACTGGAGCCCATCGCCAAGAAAGGGACCACCATCTCTCCCAGCCGCCATGCCCTCCCGGGTTCTCGCCCCAGGAGCCGGATTCCTGTCTTGTTGTCTGAAGAGGATACAGGCTCAGAGCCTTCGGGCTCGCTGTCGGCCAAAGAGCGGTGGAGCAAGAGGGCGAGGCCACAGCAGGACCTGGCTCGGCTTGTGATGGAGAAGAGGCAGGGGCGCCTGCTGCTGCGGCTGGCCTCAGGGGCCTCGTCCTCTTCCAGCGAGGAGCAGCGCCGGGCCTCGGAGACACTCTCAGGCACAGGCTCTGAGGAGGACGCACCTGCCTCCGAGCCCACGGCAGCCTTGCCCAGGCGGGCCTTGACCACCCGGAGCCGGATTCCCCGCCCCATCAGTGTGTCCACATCTACAGAGAGCCAGCAGCTTCCCGGCAGACCTCAAGGTGCGGCCTCGTCTGACACGGCCATCACCAGCAG GCTCCAGCTGCAGAAGCCCTCAGGGTCGGCCACTGCTGTTGACCTCCGTCCCAAAAAGTCCACCAGCCGGGGTCCAGGCCGCGCCCAAGTCTCCAGGCCTGCAGCGCCGCCCCGCAGCTCCGGCCTCCCCGCCTCCACCGCGCGCCACCCCGGCGGGTCCTCGCGGAGCCAGTCCCTGTCCCGCAAAGAGAGCTCCTCCCCCTCGCATCAAGCCCGGACCGGTGTCCTCCCACCCCGGGGGGTCCTCCAAGCTAGATCTCAGCCCGAGGTCTCCCCGGGGGGCCCCAAGAAAGGACCCAAAGGGAAACAACTGCAGACTCAGCGCGCAGCAGCCAAAGGCCGGGCGGCGGTCTCAGAGGGCCGGCTCGGGACCAGATAA
- the Ttbk1 gene encoding tau-tubulin kinase 1 isoform X1 — protein sequence MSGGGEQADILPANYVVKDRWKVLKKIGGGGFGEIYEAMDLLTRENVALKVESAQQPKQVLKMEVAVLKKLQGKDHVCRFIGCGRNEKFNYVVMQLQGRNLADLRRSQPRGTFTLSTTLRLGKQILESIEAIHSVGFLHRDIKPSNFAMGRLPSTYRKCYMLDFGLARQYTNTTGDVRPPRNVAGFRGTVRYASVNAHKNREMGRHDDLWSLFYMLVEFAVGQLPWRKIKDKEQVGMIKEKYEHRMLLKHMPSEFHLFLDHIASLDYFTKPDYQLIMSVFENSMKERGIAENEAFDWEKAGTDALLSTSTSTPPQQNTRQTAAMFGVVNVTPVPGDLLRENTEDVLQGEHLSDQENAPPVLPGRPPDGLGPSPHLVPHPGGPEAEVWEETDVNRNKLRINIGKTPCVEEEQSRGVGVPSSPVRAPADSPTTPVRSLRYRRVNSPESERLSTAADGRVELHERRAPAGQDWRVSVVELEAICKLKSQLVPLPWMQQEGAPNGVSRMDLPGSPSRQACSSQPAQMLSVDTGHVDRQASGRMDVSASVEQEALSNAFRSVPLAEEEDFDSKEWVIIDKETELKDFPPGAEPSTSGTTDEEPEELRPLPEEGEERRRLGTEPAVRPRGRGMQTLAEEDLRQMLPQPAPPQLSQADGRSETSQPPTPGSPSHSPLHSGPRPRRRESDPTGPQRQLEEDRLSGHSLPRYSPLRRLASSVFSSSTLETEHYPHPGGGGSSGSSGSLIQRSRSAESSPVRAPHRRHAPLAAGNHRLVPSVLRISRSQLQQVFSVAPSFEVNGLPRAVPLGLPYQDFKRDLSDYRERARLLNRVRRVGFSHMLLTSSQAPLAPFQPQANGKEGEEEEEEEEEEEEEGEEEEEEEEEEEEDEEEEEAGALGEVLGPRSGSSSEGSERSTERSQEGAPSTLLADDQKEARGRASMADGDLEPEEGSKTLVLVSPGDMKKSPVTAELAPDPDLGTLAALTPQHERPQPTGSQLDVSEPGTLSSILKSEPKPSGPGAGPGVGLVAPGAGVIAVTSSPFTKVERTFVHIAEKSHLNVMSSGGQASRPEELSAGGELGLEMLSEGGIAEQGPPVPLENGVALSGLDGTETESCALSGPPGETPSDVVTDLLPHGPALADGPVPASPLEPIAKKGTTISPSRHALPGSRPRSRIPVLLSEEDTGSEPSGSLSAKERWSKRARPQQDLARLVMEKRQGRLLLRLASGASSSSSEEQRRASETLSGTGSEEDAPASEPTAALPRRALTTRSRIPRPISVSTSTESQQLPGRPQGAASSDTAITSRLQLQKPSGSATAVDLRPKKSTSRGPGRAQVSRPAAPPRSSGLPASTARHPGGSSRSQSLSRKESSSPSHQARTGVLPPRGVLQARSQPEVSPGGPKKGPKGKQLQTQRAAAKGRAAVSEGRLGTR from the exons atgagtgggggaggggagcaggccGACATCCTGCCGGCCAACTACGTGGTCAAAGATCGCTGGAAGGTG CTCAAAAAGATCGGGGGCGGGGGCTTTGGTGAGATCTACGAGGCCATGGACCTGCTGACCAGGGAGAATGTGGCCCTCAAGGTGGAATCAGCCCAACAGCCTAAGCAGGTCCTCAAGATGGAGGTGGCTGTGCTCAAAAAACTCCAAG GGAAGGACCACGTGTGCAGGTTCATTGGCTGCGGCAGGAACGAGAAGTTCAACTACGTGGTGATGCAGCTCCAG GGGCGGAACCTGGCCGACCTGCGCCGCAGCCAGCCGAGGGGCACCTTCACGCTGAGCACCACGCTGCGGCTGGGCAAGCAGATCCTGGAGTCCATCGAAGCCATCCACTCCGTGGGCTTCCTGCACCGCGACATCAAGCCG TCCAACTTTGCCATGGGCCGGCTGCCGTCCACCTACCGGAAGTGCTACATGTTGGACTTCGGGCTGGCCCGGCAGTACACGAACACCACGGGGGACGTCCGGCCT CCTCGGAATGTGGCCGGGTTCCGGGGGACCGTCCGATACGCCTCGGTCAATGCCCACAAGAACCGG GAGATGGGCCGCCATGATGACCTGTGGTCCCTCTTCTACATGCTGGTGGAGTTTGCGGTGGGCCAGCTGCCCTGGAGGAAGATCAAGGACAAG GAGCAGGTGGGCATGATCAAGGAGAAGTACGAACACCGGATGCTGCTGAAGCACATGCCGTCGGAATTCCACCTCTTCCTGGACCACATCGCCAGCCTCGACTACTTCACCAAGCCTGACTACCAG TTGATCATGTCGGTGTTTGAGAACAGCATGAAGGAGCGAGGCATTGCTGAGAATGAGGCCTTTGACTGGGAGAAGGCAGGCACCGATGCCCTCCTGTCCACGAgcacctccaccccaccccagcagAACACCCGGCAGACAGCAGCCATGTTTGG AGTGGTCAACGTGACGCCGGTGCCCGGGGACCTGCTGCGTGAGAACACTGAGGACGTGCTGCAGGGAGAGCACCTGAGCGACCAGGAGAACGCACCGCCGGTCCTGCCCGGGAGGCCTCCGGACGGATTGGGCCCTAGTCCCCACCTGGTCCCCCACCCCGGGGGGCCTGAGGCCGAAGTGTGGGAGGAGACAGATGTCAACCGCAACAAACTGCGCATCAACATCGGCAAA ACCCCCTGTGTGGAGGAAGAGCAGAGTCGAGGAGTAGGGGTCCCCAGCTCCCCGGTGCGTGCCCCCGCGGACTCCCCAACAACTCCAGTACGGTCCCTACGCTACCGGAGGGTCAACAGCCCAGAGTCGGAGAGGCTGTCTACAGCAGCTGATGGCCGGGTAGAGCTGCACGAGAGGAG AGCACCAGCTGGGCAGGACTGGAGGGTGTCTGTGGTGGAGCTAGAAGCCATCTGTAAACTCAAGAGCCAGCTGGTGCCTTTGCCCTGGATGCAGCAGGAGGGAGCCCCAAATGGCGT GTCGAGGATGGATCTGCCTGGCTCACCCTCACGCCAGGCCTGCTCCTCACAGCCAGCTCAGATGTTGTCGGTGGACACAGGCCATGTTGACAGGCAGGCGAGCGGCCGCATGGATGTATCTGCCTCGGTGGAGCAGGAGGCCCTGAGCAACGCCTTCCGCTCCGTGCCGCTGGCTGAGGAGGAAGACTTTGACAGCAAGGAATGGGTCATCATCGACAAGGAGACCGAGCTCAAGGACTTCCCTCCTGGGGCTGAGCCTAGCACGTCAGGCACCACGGATGAAGAGCCTGAGGAGCTGCGGCCTTTGCCCGAGGAGGGCGAGGAAAGGAGGCGCCTGGGGACAGAGCCTGCCGTCAGGCCCCGTGGACGGGGCATGCAGACGCTGGCAGAGGAGGACCTGCGGCAGATGCTGCCCCAGCCGGCACCACCTCAGCTGAGCCAGGCTGATGGCCGGTCAGAGACATCACAGCCACCCACGCCTGGCAGCCCTTCCCACTCGCCCCTGCACTCGGGACCCCGCCCTCGACGGAGAGAGTCGGACCCCACGGGCCCTCAGAGACAG tTGGAGGAGGACAGACTCTCGGGGCACTCCCTCCCGCGGTACAGCCCCCTGCGACGACTGGCGTCCTCCGTGTTCTCCTCCTCCACGCTGGAGACGGAGCACTACCCTCAccccggcggcggcggctcctCGGGCTCCTCCGGCTCCCTCATTCAGCGCAGCCGCTCGGCCGAGAGCAGCCCGGTGCGCGCGCCCCACCGGCGCCACGCGCCCCTGGCCGCCGGCAACCACAGACTCGTGCCCTCGGTGCTCCGCATCTCGCGGTCCCAGCTGCAGCAG GTGTTCTCTGTGGCGCCCTCGTTTGAGGTGAATGGCCTTCCGAGAGCTGTGCCTCTGGGCTTGCCCTACCAGGACTTCAAGAGAGACCTCTCCGACTACCGAGAACGGGCCCGGCTGCTCAACAGGGTCCGGAGGGTGGGCTTCTCCCACATGCTGCTCACCAGCTCGCAGGCGCCGCTGGCTCCCTTTCAGCCTCAGGCCAacgggaaggagggagaagaggaggaggaggaggaagaagaagaagaggaggagggggaggaagaagaggaggaagaagaagaagaagaagaagatgaggaggaggaggaggcaggggccCTTGGGGAGGTGCTGGGGCCTCGAAGTGGCTCCAGCAGCGAGGGGAGCGAGAGGAGCACTGAGCGCAGCCAGGAGGGCGCCCCGTCCACACTGCTAGCTGATGATCAGAAAGAGGCCAGGGGCCGGGCCTCCATGGCTGATGGGGACCTAGAGCCTGAGGAGGGCTCCAAAACGCTGGTGCTCGTCTCTCCTGGTGACATGAAGAAGTCGCCAGTCACTGCCGAACTGGCCCCTGACCCTGATCTGGGCACCTTGGCTGCACTTACCCCGCAGCACGAGCGGCCCCAGCCTACTGGAAGCCAGCTGGATGTATCAGAGCCGGGCACACTGTCCTCCATCCTCAAGTCAGAACCCAAGCCCTCAGGACCTGGAGCAGGGCCTGGGGTTGGGCTGGTGGCCCCTGGGGCCGGGGTCATAGCTGTCACCTCCTCACCCTTCACCAAAGTCGAGAGGACCTTTGTTCACATTGCAGAGAAATCCCACCTCAATGTCATGTCTTCCGGAGGACAGGCCTCCAGGCCAGAGGAGCTGAGTGCTGGGGGCGAGCTGGGCCTGGAGATGCTTTCTGAGGGAGGCATCGCAGAGCAGGGGCCCCCAGTGCCTCTGGAGAATGGCGTGGCTTTGTCAGGGCTGGACGGGACTGAAACGGAAAGTTGCGCCCTGTCAGGCCCTCCCGGGGAAACACCCTCAGATGTGGTCACAGACTTATTACCCCATGGCCCAGCCCTTGCTGATGGGCCAGTCCCCGCATCCCCACTGGAGCCCATCGCCAAGAAAGGGACCACCATCTCTCCCAGCCGCCATGCCCTCCCGGGTTCTCGCCCCAGGAGCCGGATTCCTGTCTTGTTGTCTGAAGAGGATACAGGCTCAGAGCCTTCGGGCTCGCTGTCGGCCAAAGAGCGGTGGAGCAAGAGGGCGAGGCCACAGCAGGACCTGGCTCGGCTTGTGATGGAGAAGAGGCAGGGGCGCCTGCTGCTGCGGCTGGCCTCAGGGGCCTCGTCCTCTTCCAGCGAGGAGCAGCGCCGGGCCTCGGAGACACTCTCAGGCACAGGCTCTGAGGAGGACGCACCTGCCTCCGAGCCCACGGCAGCCTTGCCCAGGCGGGCCTTGACCACCCGGAGCCGGATTCCCCGCCCCATCAGTGTGTCCACATCTACAGAGAGCCAGCAGCTTCCCGGCAGACCTCAAGGTGCGGCCTCGTCTGACACGGCCATCACCAGCAG GCTCCAGCTGCAGAAGCCCTCAGGGTCGGCCACTGCTGTTGACCTCCGTCCCAAAAAGTCCACCAGCCGGGGTCCAGGCCGCGCCCAAGTCTCCAGGCCTGCAGCGCCGCCCCGCAGCTCCGGCCTCCCCGCCTCCACCGCGCGCCACCCCGGCGGGTCCTCGCGGAGCCAGTCCCTGTCCCGCAAAGAGAGCTCCTCCCCCTCGCATCAAGCCCGGACCGGTGTCCTCCCACCCCGGGGGGTCCTCCAAGCTAGATCTCAGCCCGAGGTCTCCCCGGGGGGCCCCAAGAAAGGACCCAAAGGGAAACAACTGCAGACTCAGCGCGCAGCAGCCAAAGGCCGGGCGGCGGTCTCAGAGGGCCGGCTCGGGACCAGATAA